CCCCATGCTGTTGAGCGCCGGGAACACGATCAGCCCGACAATCGCCAGACTCGCCAGCAACAGCGCGACGATCAGCACCGAGATGTTCGAAAACTTGTCCCCCAGCCAGCCGCCACCAATGCCGCCGATCGGACGCATCCACAGTTTGATGGTGGTGATGGTGCCGGCCATCACGGCGGTCAGGCCGCTGCCTTGCAGGTAGTCCGAGAAACTGTAGGTGGCCCAGAAGATGTGATAACCGCAGAACACGATCGCGGTGACCAGCCACAGTTCAGGGATCTTCACCAACGTTGCCAGATCATTGAACAGGTTGAACTTGCCCTTCTCCACCGGCGGCGTGTCTTCCATCGACTTCGGGTCCTTGATCAGCACCAGCACAAAGCCGATGGCGATACAAGTGAAGGCGTAGAGGTAAACCACGTGCCTGAAGCCTTCGGCAGTGGACTCACCACGGGTTTCGGTGGCGTAGGCGAACAGCCCCAGCGCAACCGTCGCCAGCAGTGCTTCGACCAATCCGCGACCGCCATCAAGGATGCCGAAGAAACGCCCTTGCTCGGTGTGATGAGCAATCATCTTCACGCGCTTGAGCACCGAGGCCCAGAACGTCAGGCCGGTGGTCAGCCCCCAGCAACCGAAGATGATCATCAGCCCGGTCATCGATGGAGCGGTCGAATACCACAGCCCCAGCACGCCGGTCGCCACCAGCGAGAAGAAAATCAGGAAACGCGGCGCGATACGGTCGGCCAGCCAGCCGCTCGGCAAGTAGCTGAGCAGGAAAATCGTCCCCAGCATCGAGTACAGATAACCCAGCTCGCTGTGGCTGATCTGGAACACCTCGAGCATGGTGGTCTGGTAGACCTGGCGCAGGTACAGAATCGGGTAGATCGCACCGGCGGCGAGCACCAGCAACATCAGTTGGAAATAGCGACTTCCCTTGTCGCTGCGGCTTTTCGAAGCCGAGTTGGACCCCTGAACAGCGGCAGCAGAGGATGCATGCTTGGACATTGAAGTGACCTCGGGCGACCCGTGCTCCGGGCGCCCCTGATAATTGTTTTTATAGGTGTAGCGTGAGGCGTGATGCGGTGGATCAGTACTTCATGACCACGAGACGGGTCTGGGTGAATTCGAGCATGCCGTGCTTGCCGTCATCGCCGCCCAGGCCCGAACGTTTCCAGCCGGCGTGGTAGCCCTGATACGGATCGGCCGGGGTGCGATTGACGTACAACTCGCCGGCCTCGATGGCGTTGGCGACTTTCTGCGCGGTGCGGTAGCTCTCGGTGTACAGCACCGACGACAGGCCGAACTGGTGGTCGTTGGCCATCGCCAGCGCTTCGTCGATGTCGCGGTACTTGAGCACCGGCAATACCGGACCGAAGATTTCTTCCTGGACGATTTCCATGTCCTGACGGCAACCGCTCAGCAGCGTCGGCGGGTAGAAATGCCCGGGGCCTTCCGGCAGCACACCGCCGCTTTCTAGGACGGCGCCGTCGGCAATCGCGCGCTCGACCATGGCGTGAATGTTCTTCTGCGAACTGGCGTTGACCAGCGGCCCCATCAGGCTGGCGTCTGTGGCGCGGTCGCCGAACTTCACGGCAGCGATTTTCGCTTTGAGCAGCGCGAGGAAACGGTCGTAGACGCTTTCCTGCACATAGACCCGCTCCACCGCCGTACACAACTGACCACAGTGAGTGGTTTTGGAGGCGATGATCGCGCTCGCGGCCGCTTCAAGATTAGCGTCGGCTTCGATGATCGCCGGAGTCTTGCCGCCCAGTTCCAGCGACGGCTTGGCGATGTTGGCCTTGCAGTAATCGAGGACGATGCGCCCGGCGTTGACACTGCCGGTCAGGGTGATCAGGCCCACGGCCTTGTGCGTGCAAACGGCTGCGGCGGTGGCGTGATCCATGGTCAGGATATTGATTACGCCGGCTGGCATGCCCGATTGCTCCACGGCTCTGGCGATTTCGAACGCCGACGTCGGGGTGTTGTTGCTCGGACGCACCACCACGGTGTTGCCGGCAATCAGCGCCGGAGCGATTTTGCGCAACAGGGTGTAGACCGGGTAGTTGAACGGAATCAGGCACGCGACGACGCCAATCGGCTCGCGGTGCAGGAACAGGTTTTCGTCGGGGCTGTCGCTGGGAATGATCTCGCCTTCGATGCGGCGCGCCCATTCGGCGTGGTAACGGGTGATCTGCGCGGCATAGCGGGCTTCGTTACTGGCATCGCTCAGGCTTTTGCCGGATTCGGCGGCCAGTGCAGCGCCGATGGCTTCGGCGCGACCTTCAAGAGCAGCCGCAAACGCTCGCAGGTGCTCGGCGCGTTCGATGCTGGTGAGTTTGCCCCAGACTTTCTGCGCTGCTGCTGCGGCATCGACTGCCGCCGTGGCTTCTTCGGCATTGGCGGCCGACATCTGGCCGATCAACGCTTCAGTGGCCGGGTTGTAGACCGCGATCAGCGCCGCGCTGGCCGGCTCGATGAAGTGGCCGTTAACAAAATTTCGCTCGACTCGCATGTGCATCGCCCATCGTTTGTTTTTATCGATGCCGCCAGTCTTGTCATCGACAGCGGGTTCAACAAACGATTTATCCGGCGATCAAACATTCGAAAAATGCACGTTACTCAGAAAATTGCCTTGGAAGGCTCAAGCTGGCGCTGCGCCAGCCAGATCTCTTCCTGCAACCACTGACTGAACGCCTGCAATTGCGGCATCTGCGTCTGTTCCGGGCGGGTCACCAGCCAGTAGGACTGGTGACCTTCGACGTGAACGTTATGTACCTGGGTCAACTGCCCGCTGGCTAGCTCCGAGGCGACCATGT
The window above is part of the Pseudomonas fluorescens genome. Proteins encoded here:
- a CDS encoding MFS transporter translates to MSKHASSAAAVQGSNSASKSRSDKGSRYFQLMLLVLAAGAIYPILYLRQVYQTTMLEVFQISHSELGYLYSMLGTIFLLSYLPSGWLADRIAPRFLIFFSLVATGVLGLWYSTAPSMTGLMIIFGCWGLTTGLTFWASVLKRVKMIAHHTEQGRFFGILDGGRGLVEALLATVALGLFAYATETRGESTAEGFRHVVYLYAFTCIAIGFVLVLIKDPKSMEDTPPVEKGKFNLFNDLATLVKIPELWLVTAIVFCGYHIFWATYSFSDYLQGSGLTAVMAGTITTIKLWMRPIGGIGGGWLGDKFSNISVLIVALLLASLAIVGLIVFPALNSMGLLIATVIFIGLMTYAIRGLYWAILDSCNIPLRITGLAIGIVSVVGYMPDAFIPLINGYLTEHFPGALGYKLYFGYIAAIGLIGTLAAVTLRARINRKSLNKAGA
- the aldA gene encoding aldehyde dehydrogenase, translated to MRVERNFVNGHFIEPASAALIAVYNPATEALIGQMSAANAEEATAAVDAAAAAQKVWGKLTSIERAEHLRAFAAALEGRAEAIGAALAAESGKSLSDASNEARYAAQITRYHAEWARRIEGEIIPSDSPDENLFLHREPIGVVACLIPFNYPVYTLLRKIAPALIAGNTVVVRPSNNTPTSAFEIARAVEQSGMPAGVINILTMDHATAAAVCTHKAVGLITLTGSVNAGRIVLDYCKANIAKPSLELGGKTPAIIEADANLEAAASAIIASKTTHCGQLCTAVERVYVQESVYDRFLALLKAKIAAVKFGDRATDASLMGPLVNASSQKNIHAMVERAIADGAVLESGGVLPEGPGHFYPPTLLSGCRQDMEIVQEEIFGPVLPVLKYRDIDEALAMANDHQFGLSSVLYTESYRTAQKVANAIEAGELYVNRTPADPYQGYHAGWKRSGLGGDDGKHGMLEFTQTRLVVMKY